A genomic window from Synechococcus sp. CBW1107 includes:
- a CDS encoding F0F1 ATP synthase subunit gamma, producing the protein MANLKEIRDRISSVKNTRKITEAMRLVAAAKVRRAQEQVLRSRPFADRLARVLENLQSRMRFEDVANTPLLQQERPVSHITLMVVSADRGLCGGYNANIIKRTEQRFGELKAQGFEISLVLIGRKATTYFQNRSYPITATFTGLDQVPNAEEARAIGDQILAEFLSGSTDRVEMVYTKFVNLVSSSPISQTLLPLDPQGIASPDDEIFRLTTREGQLAVERGTAPNQEPVLQSDFVFEQSPDQLLNALLPLYLENQLLRSLQEAAASELASRMTAMNNASDNAKALAKSLTLDYNKARQAAITQEILEVVGGSTAMA; encoded by the coding sequence ATGGCCAACCTCAAGGAAATCCGCGACCGGATCAGTTCGGTCAAGAACACACGCAAGATCACCGAGGCCATGCGGCTGGTGGCCGCCGCCAAGGTACGCCGTGCCCAGGAACAGGTGCTGCGCTCTAGGCCCTTCGCTGATCGGCTGGCCCGGGTTCTCGAGAATCTTCAATCACGCATGCGCTTTGAAGATGTCGCCAACACGCCCCTGCTCCAACAGGAGCGCCCCGTCAGCCATATCACCCTGATGGTGGTCAGCGCCGACCGGGGTCTCTGTGGTGGCTACAACGCCAACATCATCAAGCGCACGGAGCAGCGCTTCGGGGAGCTGAAGGCGCAGGGCTTCGAGATTTCTCTCGTCCTGATCGGCCGCAAGGCCACCACCTACTTCCAGAACCGCTCCTATCCGATCACGGCCACGTTCACAGGCCTCGATCAGGTCCCGAACGCCGAGGAAGCCCGTGCCATCGGCGATCAGATCCTCGCTGAATTCCTCTCAGGATCCACCGACCGTGTGGAGATGGTGTACACCAAATTCGTCAACCTGGTAAGCAGTTCTCCGATCTCCCAGACGCTGCTGCCTCTCGACCCTCAGGGCATCGCCAGTCCTGATGATGAGATCTTCCGTCTCACCACCCGTGAAGGACAGCTGGCAGTGGAGCGCGGCACCGCTCCGAACCAGGAGCCTGTACTCCAGTCTGATTTCGTTTTCGAGCAGAGTCCGGATCAGTTGCTCAACGCTCTGCTGCCGCTCTATCTGGAGAACCAGCTGCTGCGCTCCCTCCAGGAGGCAGCGGCCAGTGAGCTGGCCAGCCGGATGACGGCCATGAACAACGCCAGCGACAACGCCAAGGCCCTCGCCAAGAGCCTCACCCTCGACTACAACAAGGCCCGCCAGGCGGCCATCACTCAGGAGATCCTGGAAGTGGTCGGTGGTTCCACAGCCATGGCCTGA